Proteins from one Niallia circulans genomic window:
- a CDS encoding CagC family type IV secretion system protein, whose product MLSIKKFENVNWKPIFLVAFACLVFMLLPDASFAAETTGSVQTKLKNAGTAIQSVLTAIAVIVGVVAALKIIVKHLPNIDDPHTKNEMWKALGGVLAAVAASAAIIWIAPWVYSLFK is encoded by the coding sequence ATGTTATCTATTAAAAAGTTTGAAAATGTAAATTGGAAACCTATATTTCTAGTAGCTTTTGCTTGTCTGGTGTTTATGTTATTACCTGATGCAAGTTTTGCAGCGGAAACAACAGGTTCTGTTCAAACTAAATTGAAAAACGCAGGAACTGCAATTCAGTCAGTATTAACAGCTATTGCAGTTATCGTTGGTGTTGTAGCTGCACTGAAAATTATCGTTAAACACTTGCCTAACATTGATGATCCACATACGAAAAATGAGATGTGGAAAGCTCTTGGTGGAGTACTAGCAGCTGTTGCAGCATCTGCAGCCATCATTTGGATTGCTCCTTGGGTATATTCTTTGTTCAAATAA